In Candidatus Margulisiibacteriota bacterium, the sequence AATGTCGGGTATATATTCTGTTTGAAAAAATGCTCTGTAAGAATAATATGAGTATGGATATAAAGTTTGCAATCGCAACAAATATTGTCTGGAAATATCGGCTTTATCCAGCTTCTCCAAACATTTGGCCTGCCAATAGAGTGAGGCTTCCTGGTACACATCCGCTTCAGAATTTTTAAAAGCTTCGAGAGCTCCATAGTAATCATTCTGGGTGTAAAGCAAAATGCCGCGTTCGAAATAGGTCATGTTTTTGTATTTCCCTGTTTTTTCTAAAAAATCCAGATACCTGAAAGCTTTTTCGAAATTTTTCTTTTTTTTGGCATCGGTATATAAATAAAAAGCAGCGTCGGAAGCCAGTGAACTTTCCGGATAATTCTCCAGAATTTGATCATACATGAACTTTTTTTCTTCTTCATCATGTAAAACCGCAGAATAATAAAATTTTTCAGCCGAATTAGGAAGTGCACTAAAAAGTTCGAGAGTTCTGTTTTTTGTGCCGATAACAAGGCTGCAACGCGCGACATATAAGGGAATGGACGAATCAATTGAGGAAGTTGTGGGAATTGATTCAAAACATTTCACGGCTTCATTATAATTGCCTTGCTCAAAGAAGTGTTTGCCAAGCCAGATAAGTTGTTCGGGAGTTTGCGGCTCACCATGATAATAACTGATAATATTTTTCAGATTTTTTCTGGAAATGGAAAAAGGAAGCTTCTCGTTACTGGCTGGATAGATGTTGGCGCTGGCTGCTTCATTATAAAGTTTCCCTCGTAATGCGCAATAAGCCTCATAATAGCTGGAATAAGGATACAAGACAGAGCCTTCCCCGATATCATGAAAAGCTAAATACGCCTTTTGGTATTCCCCGGTTTTTAATAGTTGTTTACCATCTTTATAATTGGAAACATCAGAAGCCAGAATAACCGCAAAACATACAAATAATACAAAAAAAATATTTTTTAGCATACTTTAATCACCCTTATTATTGTAAGTAAAATTAACAATAGTGCAACTGCTATCTTCGATATTGTTTATTGTCGGGAATTCGTTTATTATCGAAAAACGACAGGAGTTTTTAAATGGATTTTGTTAAGAAGATTTTCCGTACACTGAAGTATAAAAATTACCGTATTTTTTTTACAACACAAATTGTTTCCCTGATCGGGATATGGATGCAGCAGATTGCTATGATCTGGTTAATTTACAGGCTTACAAATTCTTTGATTTTACTTGGACTGATGGGTTTTTTGAGCCAGATACCATCTCTGTTTATATCGCCTGTTGCCGGTGTTTTTGCAGACAGACACGATAAAAAAAGGTTGCTTATTTTCACCCAGATATTGTTCGCGGTGATTGCCTTGTTTTTCGCTTATCTGGTTTATAGAAACGAGCTGCATATTCATTATTTCTTGATATTGGGACTGATTTTTGGATTTATTAATGCCTTTGATATCCCAGTACGCCAGTCTTTTTTTATAGAGTTGATAGACAATAAAAAAGATGTTACCAATGCCGTAGCCTTGAACTCTGTGGCCTTTCACGGGGCAAGATTAATCGGACCGGCCATCGCGGGATTTATTATTAAATGGTTAGGTGAAGACATTTGTTTTTTATTAAACGGACTGAGCTACATCCCGGTTATTCTGGCATTGATGTTTATGATAAAGATACCCGCTATAGCGCTGGAGAAACAAAAAAAGGTAACAATATATTTCCATTTTCAGGAAGGTATTCAATATATCATTAAGAGCAGAGTGATATTGCCAATTATTACTCTTGTGGGGATTATAAGTCTTATGGGTATGTCTTATGTTGTATTATTGCCTGCCTTTGTAAAGGAAGTCTATCATGGTGATTCTGCATTGTTGGGTTTTTTTATGAGCGCTGCTGGAGCCGGGGCACTAACTGGGGCCATATATCTGGCTTCCAGAGAAAAAGTAACAAACCTGGTTTATTTAATGGTCATAACTTCCGGTATTCTGGGGTTCAGCCTGGTTACTTTTTCCATAGCTCATAACGTTTATCTTTCTTTAATCATGCTCATTTGTGTGGGATTCAGTATGATGATGCAGCTCGGTGGCAGCAATGTTTTACTGCAGACTATAACCGAGAACAAATTGCGCGGGCGAATAATGAGTATATATTCAATTGCCTTTGCCGGCACGGTGCCAATCGGCAATTTGCTGGCGGGTTTTATTTCGCACAATATCGGCATCCGGCTTACGCTTTCCCTGGGGGGCTTATGTTGTTTGTTGGCAGGGATATGGTTTAACACGCACATTCCCGGAGTGAGAGAAACTGTCAGAAAAATCTATTCTGAGTTTTGACCATTTATTTTTGGAACCTTTGCATTAAAGAGGTTCATGGCTTTTTCAAATCCTTCTGCTACAATAGTTTTAATAATATCCGGCATCTGCTTCAGGCTGTGATAAATAACTGTTGATTCTTCCGGAGTAAAGTTGTTTAAAACAAAATTATGCAGACTGTAGATAGGATCAGCGCTTTTTATTCCAATCCGTATTCTACCGAAATTGTCACTAATCTGGGAGATTATTGATTCTACACCGTTGTGCCCGCCCGATGAACCTTTTTTTCTGATACGGATTTGCCCGCAGGGCAGGGCAATATCATCATAAATTATAATAATATGGGCTTCAGGAATTTTAAAAAATGATTTGATCCAAATCGCAGCTGTTCCGCTGTTATTCATAAAAGTAGTAGGCTTAACCAGATAAATTCTGGCTCCCTTTTGCTGGGTGAGAACATAAGAACATAATTTTTTCTCCTGCTTGAACTTGCCTGTGTTCCAGGCTTTTGTAAGAGCATCGATAGCCATAAATCCGGCGTTATGACGGGTATGTTCATATTCAGGGCCTGGGTTGCCAAGTCCGATAACAGCATAAATATTTTGATCATTTGCCATAACTATCCTTTAAACTTAAAATGTACGAAAATCCTGCCGAAATTTTTGTCG encodes:
- a CDS encoding transglycosylase SLT domain-containing protein, whose product is MLKNIFFVLFVCFAVILASDVSNYKDGKQLLKTGEYQKAYLAFHDIGEGSVLYPYSSYYEAYCALRGKLYNEAASANIYPASNEKLPFSISRKNLKNIISYYHGEPQTPEQLIWLGKHFFEQGNYNEAVKCFESIPTTSSIDSSIPLYVARCSLVIGTKNRTLELFSALPNSAEKFYYSAVLHDEEEKKFMYDQILENYPESSLASDAAFYLYTDAKKKKNFEKAFRYLDFLEKTGKYKNMTYFERGILLYTQNDYYGALEAFKNSEADVYQEASLYWQAKCLEKLDKADISRQYLLRLQTLYPYSYYSYRAFFQTEYIPDISDIKYSPADIPAEDVPQRLKKLLAAEAFDDAIYELTSYYNIKNNRNLWEYYANQAIQKKQYYYVYRSYEGIKNNYLAYPLVYMDLIEQRISADEVDPYLVLALIRGESSYNPEAVSYSGAVGLMQLMPATAAAIASKIKLENYSLRNPSDNITMGMLHLKYYLKTIGVIKGVAVYNCGIGNMTRNFNNFDDIDLYVENIPIGQTRGYVKKVLGNYWVYKLLYDRNSKNPIMF
- a CDS encoding MFS transporter, translated to MDFVKKIFRTLKYKNYRIFFTTQIVSLIGIWMQQIAMIWLIYRLTNSLILLGLMGFLSQIPSLFISPVAGVFADRHDKKRLLIFTQILFAVIALFFAYLVYRNELHIHYFLILGLIFGFINAFDIPVRQSFFIELIDNKKDVTNAVALNSVAFHGARLIGPAIAGFIIKWLGEDICFLLNGLSYIPVILALMFMIKIPAIALEKQKKVTIYFHFQEGIQYIIKSRVILPIITLVGIISLMGMSYVVLLPAFVKEVYHGDSALLGFFMSAAGAGALTGAIYLASREKVTNLVYLMVITSGILGFSLVTFSIAHNVYLSLIMLICVGFSMMMQLGGSNVLLQTITENKLRGRIMSIYSIAFAGTVPIGNLLAGFISHNIGIRLTLSLGGLCCLLAGIWFNTHIPGVRETVRKIYSEF
- the pth gene encoding aminoacyl-tRNA hydrolase gives rise to the protein MANDQNIYAVIGLGNPGPEYEHTRHNAGFMAIDALTKAWNTGKFKQEKKLCSYVLTQQKGARIYLVKPTTFMNNSGTAAIWIKSFFKIPEAHIIIIYDDIALPCGQIRIRKKGSSGGHNGVESIISQISDNFGRIRIGIKSADPIYSLHNFVLNNFTPEESTVIYHSLKQMPDIIKTIVAEGFEKAMNLFNAKVPKINGQNSE